Genomic DNA from Urocitellus parryii isolate mUroPar1 chromosome 5, mUroPar1.hap1, whole genome shotgun sequence:
CAAGGTAAAGACCCTGGCATCTCTAGAGCCCAGTATTGAATTGTTCCCAATAAATGTTCTTCTGCTCTTCTGCCCAGAGAGCTCTCTTCCTGTTCTCCAGTCACTCTGTCCAAGTTCTGCAGTCCTTTAAGGCCCAGCTCAGATATTATCTCCTACTTGAGAGATTTATTGATGCCCCAAGTAGGAAATAGCTTTCCTCCCTCTCAACCTCTAAAAGGCACTTGACTCAATCTTCTCACAGACTTTAGAACTTTCTACgaggctgtgggtgtagctcaatggtaatgcacaaggtcctgagttccatccccagtgtttcaaaaacaaaacaaaaaaaacccctcaaaCCAAAAACACCTTTGTACCAGAGTTATATTTTACTTCCTTTACATTCCTGAAGAACAGTATTCACTGATGTACTTTCCAGCAGCATATCTTCTACATtgtagatgcttaataaatattttgaatgagaaaactatgtgtgtgtgtgtgtatcaaagtGTATAGCCAAATGTCTGTAAATATCCCAAAGAAAGCAAACTTGTCTTCCATTATTTGCAGTGGTGAACCACCTCTTGGTTACTCACATCTAAGTTTCCTGATAAGGGATTCCAGTCTCATCCCTCCTCTATTCCTAAACAGGAGGCCTCAACCTCTAAGCAAACATCACCATTTCTGGCCAAATCATTCCCAACTTATGGACTCACTGTGTGGCTCtgcttcttttctgatttctttaccTGACAGTCAGTTTTGCTTCAATTATAACTCCCCTAAAATTTCCTTTTGAAGACTCAGTTCATTCCCTATGTTCATTTTTAAGAGAACCATTAAagtgctgggaaagctgaagCCTTAACCccaatcattatttttttaggtccagggattgaacctagggatgcttaaccactgagcaacatccccagcccctttttatattttatttagagacatggtctcactgaattgctgagactggctttgaactcaacgatcctcctgcctcagcctcctgagctgctgggattacaggcatgtaccactgcacccagcaaccCAACTCTAATCCTTCTTCCTGAGAAACTCACTGATCCACCcaaattcttcttttttagtgCCAGGACCAGCTGCTTAGAGTGGCTGTGAACACAGGAACCCAACACAATCAGATCTCCACTGGATGTCTCAGCCGCCTAGGGTAAGAGTGTGGTCCACATGAATGAATGGGGATGGGGTTTctttttggagtgatgaaaataTCCTCAAATAAGATAGTGATatttgcacaactctgtgaatgtactaaaaacCACTGACCTGGGGCTGGCTCATGGCTCAATGGAAAAGCCTTGACTAGCAGACAGTGAGATTTGattccagcactacaaaaaacaaaaccccaaactacATACTTTAAAAGAGTGAATTTTAGTTAGGTGCAAAGAGGTATATGCTTGTAacttcagctactcaggaggctgaggcaggaggattgcaaggtgaaggtcagcctgggcaacttagggagattgtctcaactttaaaataaaataaaataaaataaaaaggaatgggattTAGCTCAGATTGGGATTTAGCTCAGGAATGGGAtttagcctagcatgtgtgaggtccttggttcaaccctcagcatgtgtgtgcacacatgcaaagaatgaattttatgatACATGAATactatctcaataaagctgttattaagtttttggcagtgctggggactgaacctagaaatcttacacatgctaagaaagcactctaccactaagctacaccccaagTCCAGcaagtacatatttatttaaatacttttttctttttcttttttgtggtgctgggaattgaacccaggatctcaaacatgctaggcaagtattctactactgagtcacattcctaaCACCCCAAAAAAGTGGGTTGGAGGCTCAGGCAGGGAATACAAGGATTTAGACTCCatgtggtatcagggattgaaagagaataaatcagTAATAGCCGATTAATGGGGTTGGGAGTAAGAGTGTGGAGTCCATGGTGGCTATAACACTTGTTTCCTAACCACAGGTTAGGGAAGAGGGTTCTAAAAGCCCCAGGTGGGGACCTGGCACCTGGGCCAACCCAGGTGGAGCAGCTGGAGCTCCAGCTAGGGCAGGAGAAGGTGGCATGCTCAGCCCAGGTGGTGGGTAAGTTCTCCCTTTGCCAACAGCCTTTTGTCACCTCTCCTACCTTTCTCTTCTGGGCATGGCAAAGGCAGTTTCAGCCACTGCCAGTCCCCAAGGATGCTCTGACTATCCTGAGCTTTGTGCCAGTATTCTCAGACCTGCTATTGGggtgggcagggaaggagggagtgcCGAGAGGGTGCAGCAGTGACCATGATGCAGCCTCTCATTTTTCAATGGTTTCTGCAGATGTTGACAGTCCTGAATTCTGCCTGGGCCTGCAGACTCTGCTCTCCCTCAAGGTAAGGTGACCATACTTGGGGCCTGATCCAAAGTATAGAAAGAGGCGGAAAGCACAGAGTGGAAGTGAAGGTCAGGCTCTGAGGGAAAAGTCAAGAGAACTGGGGTCCAGATAAATGGGAAGCAGAAGGAGCAGCAGAAAGCAGGTGGAAGCTGTGGGAAGTGGAAGGGGGAACACAAGATTGGGTTGGCAGACAGGTGACCTCGGATCATGGACTCCATACCCCACAGTGCTGCATTGACCTGGAACGTGGAGTGCTGCGACTGAAAGCCCCCTTCTCAGAGCTGCCCTTCCTGCCTCTGTACCAAGAGCCTGGCCAGTGACCTCTGTCCCAGGTGGTCCCAGAGGGAAATACCTTGCCTTAGAGGAAGAGCCATGTATGATGTGGGGGCATTATCTGAGCTGGGTAGCTGAGGACTACTGTATCTGTCCTTCTTCTCACCATCCTGATCCCCGCTGTCCCATTTCTCTCAGTTGGctgccttcctctctgctttTCAGTAGCTGCCCTCTGTTTCAGGAAGTTTCTACTAAAGGGCCTATGACTCTGGGCTTCCCTGTTCTCTCTCATCCCCATCCTAAAAAGAACGAAACCAAGTTAGTGTTGCAGAAAGGGAGCTAAGAAGAATGAGGAATTAACCCAGACCATGGAACTCAAAGGCTGCAGTCAACGCCTGTCCTCACTggcccccaaccccaccccaactGCCCTTAACCCTGCATCTCTTACTTCACTTCTGGGACTCATTATCTCCCACAGCTAGACTGCCATGCTTTTCCAGCCTGGGTCCCTGGCCCTTCTGGCACTTGCTCTTTGGGCACCTACCCTTCTGATTCTGTTCAGATGAGTGTGGAaagacagaaaatggaataattcaaTATAAGGAAGGGAGTTAGTATAGGAATGTCTAGCCCATAAGGTTGAGTACTTTGATTAGTTATATTTTATGGGTTGCAAATGTCTGGGGATGTTTCAAAAGAAGGGAAGGCTTGATTAGCTTATTTGTCATAGTGCCTGGTCTTAAAACTCCTAAAGGACTGCCTCTCCTTCACTGTCTTGCTCTATGACCTCTACCTCTTTCCCTGTCTTTCCTGCTGCTTCTGTAATTGCAGACCCAGGCCCAAGGCAGGCCGTGACTTAGCTACTTCTCCATTTGAATAAACACTTGTTTCTCTATGCTGTATTGTTCTCTGGTCCTCCACCTACCTACTGAAAGATGAATGGCAACTCGGTCCCTATTGGCTTATGGGAAGGAAAAGTGAATGGGGGCCCTTCCCCAGGTTGACCCATTGGGTTAGTACAATGGAGAGCAATGGCTTGTAAAATACACTCAgtacaaatgcacacacacaattgtgACAAAACAATACTTATCTATACTGTGAGCAGTGGattcttatattttctattttactttattctattctagttcatttatttcaaatatgctGGCCACAACCTACCCAATGATTACAATGTACAACTTGAAAAACACAGACTTAGAGAAGAGAAACAAGGgcagaaagaatataaattacCCAATATATAATTCTAATCAGAAACCTGCATCAGACTGTAAATATAGCACCATGACATAGACAATAAAGTGGGGGGAAACAAGTGGGTGGGGGAGATGGGAGCAAGGCCTATCAAGCTGAGCAATACTTAAGACTATGGCAGGGCAGGAGGtatcactcagtggtagaacatttgcctagcatgtatgaggctctgggctcagtccccagcagcaccaaagaaaaaggaaaacagcaaaGTAAGAAAATACGGGCTCAACTACTtcagtaaatggagaaaaatcatctCAGGGTTGCTAGGACTACAAATAAAATTACACTGTAAAATGTCCTGAAAGACCcctctaaacaaaacaaagaattggCCATTCCTGTACTAATTACTAATGTCAATGACATGGAGCTGTGCCATGAAATACGGTACTTAGGATTGGGTGGTGGATTCCCTACATCCACTGCTTCCTTGAATCTAAAGTCTGGTTTCCTTATGGGTGCTGGGGCCATGCAAAAGATCTGTACTCTGTCTTCATAGATACATCTGTTTTCTGCATAGTGAGGGTAGGGAGCTCAGGGATGAGGCAGGGGTGTCCTGAATGATTTTGAATGAGGCCAAAATTTCATGATCCACTTGGCTGATCTGGTGGATGTGGTCTATAAGGAAATGGGCAGAGGGTCACCTTGTCTCTTCTTTCACCAAAAAGACTGAGAGGTCTCTAGTTCATGGTCATCCTAGGGTTGCTGCCATCCTTCCATGTCAAGACTCAAATCCTGCTTCTCTGTAATAATACATTCCCTATCCTGCCAACATTACAGATACATTTGGGAGTGGGAGTGGGGGTTCAGAAAGATTCTTCACCAGACAGGAGGCCAGCCCAGCTAGGTGGGATCCTGGAGGCTTGAGGGAGCACATGGTAGTGGCTGGTCCGGATGGTAGAGAGTTTGGTGAAGCAGGGCTCGGGCTGCAGAGAGGTCATCAGGATCTGAGGGCCAAAAAGGGGCTGGTAAGAGACTGTGGGTTTCCTGGGTACCTGGCCCCTGTCTCTCCTGGGACTCACCcatccccagctcctgcaggAGGCTGTGGTACTCAGGCTCAGCTTCTAACAGTTTCAGCAGATTGGTGGACTCCATCCGTTCCAGCTGTACCTCCCAGTAAACATAGATCTTCTGGTTAAAAGTGACGTACACGAGGCAGGGGCTGTTACGGCCCTCTTTGCAGGCGTACAGGCCTGGAAGGTGGGCAATGTGACAAAGGTCAAGTTGGAGTCCCCGTAGGAAGGCAAGAGCAAGATTCAACATcagaatcagcagtttgggctctcCCACAGATGTCAAGCAACAAAGgccctctttctattttttctctattgGGAACTCAGtaaaatgggaaaacaaagaaaatatttgccctATTCCAAGTAtagaaaaattatagtaaaaaaaacagGCAGAACAGCACCTAAAAAGGtggtatttattgatttttccatctttttaaaaaaaattttttaatatttattttttagttctcggcggacacaacatctttgtatgtggtgctgaggatcgaacccgggccgcacacacgccaggcaagtgtgctaccgcttgagccacatccccagccctgatttttccATCTTAATGATGTTTCTAGAGTAATGAGGGTCATCCTTGCTAGTTTAACAGATAGGTTAGTAAAATGTGATCAGAAAGAAAAGTTTCTCTTAGGTGTCAATCCTTTTTTTCAAGGTATATATGTCAACCTTTCAAGTCACTGGACTTGTATTCCAGAGAATGGTtcagtttttatcattttaaaataatattttagttttgtagtGCTACAGAgggaaccaagggccttgtacATTCTGGGTAAGGAtcctaccactgaggtacactcTAGCTTTTTACCATTTCAGTCATCAGACATATCCCCTAGTCACTCAAAGAGCTAGCGCTACTTCCCCAGGTCCCTGATTTGATAATAATGAGAATGCTCTGCTCTAGGAGAATTTTCTTCACAGAGTTCTGGCAAGTTCAGATAGAAAAGAACTGTCTAATGTCTTCTCACATTCCAGAAAAATAGATGATGAGAATCTTCTTACTCttgaaaatattcagagatgGAGAccttattatcttttaatttttcttacttaAAATTGTCAAGATggggctaggttgtggctcagattgtggtagagcacttgcctagcatgtgtgaggcactaggtttgatcctcagcaccacataaaaataagtaaataaaataaaggtattgtgtccatttacaactaaaaaaattaaaaatctaaaattgccAAGATGGCAACCTAGTACCCATACATCAGCAGCTAATGAAAGAGCTAAAGGACTGAATTGTTTATAAAGACTTTCATTAGGGACTATGTCGAGAGTGGAAATGAGAGGCAGACATTTACCTAGCCTATGTAATATGCTTATTTATACAAATGCACTTAGAGAAGGGTTATGGGGAAGAATCCCACCTGCACAGAAGGCGCGAATATTTTCATCCACTTGGAAGCGAACAACGGTGCGGTTGTAATCGATAATATATGTCTGTCCATCCCAGGCACATGCAACCACCTCTTCATGCCCATTTCCCTGAAAAAGGCCAAGACAAGGATGCAGAAGTGGTGAAGGGGTGTTTTAGAAAAAGATCTAATGATGGGAGCTGGATGAGATATAAAGGACCATGAACTTGGCTCTGGATGGCCAACAGGGAGTTGAGGAAGCACTCCCACGTACCTGATACCCGAAGTCAAATAAACCACTTTAAAAAATGCTCACAGCAACTCTATGGAGATGGAAACATTATTCCCTAGTTTAGTCTGAGGAAACTTCAGCTTTCAGAAATAGTTACTTGCCTAATGTCACTCAACTGGAGAGGGGTGAGGCAAGACCCCAACACAGGTCTGCCTTCAAAACCATCAAGCATGCACAATAGCAGTGTAAAGTTTAGCCCCCATCTGCCAATTTAGAGGCACAGCATATTAAATAGActcatatggaaaagaaaaaaactacaaaatgcaCATCTGTAATAGGGACTAACAGCTCACTTATAGACTCTTACAGTaacttcttttttgggggatttATTGCTTCTACTGAAAGGtatggaaataagaaaattttccAGCTGCCTAGTAGAGAGAATTTATAAATACTGTGGTGTCAGGAAACACACTAACTCCAGATAACTTGATGTGTCTAAGAGACTTGATTTGAATAGGAGAATGGCTTGATTTAAAAACCATCTCTCCATGAAGGCAGAAATGCTATTCTCCACCATTTCTACTTACTGTGACATCTAACTTTTCTAGGGCGAAAAGTTGGTGATCCACCTGGACTGACCACAGCAGCTTGTCTGCTTCCTCCATAAGCTTCAATGTCCCTATAGGGGGAGACATGGGCTTGGGGTGGGTGGGTCAGGCCACTGAGCAGACCCCACAGGCAAACACCTACCCAATGCAGCCCAGCATTGCTCACCATCCAGGGTGCACAGGGCAAAGAGGCCAGAGCCACCACTCTCAGAACTGTGGCCTGTGGTTGAGGAAAAGGATGGGACTAGAAATGAGGTCAGGTCCAAGATCTCTTCTCCCTTTTAACTGACCAGCTATCCCTcagctccttcccttcttccccctcACCCATCCTCACCTTGCTTGATGTTGCCAATCAGGTGAGTGGAGACGTTCTTGTTGTGGATGCGGCCAGAAGTCTGGTGCAGCACTACATCTCGGGCAGCTGGGGTCTCCctgtgggcaggagggaggtGGGCCAAGAGGGAGGTCAAGTAAGCTGAGTTCTCTGGGCCCTTTGAAGCTGCCATCCCTGTAAGTTTCCAGGACTTGAATCAGCTTGGAAACTTATCCCTGACTCTGCCTGGCCCATGTGGCAAATAGAAGAGAGCTTGGGCTGCCAGGTAGAAATTTTGGAACCTTGTAGGgcatagtggcgcatgcctataatcccagtgactcgggaggctgagacaggaggatctcaagttcaaagccagtctcagcaatggcgaggccctaagcaactcagtgagactctgtctctaaataaaatacaaaatagggctggggatgtggctcagtagctgagtgcccccgagttcaatccccagtaccaaaaaaaaaaaaaaaaaaaaaaaaaaaaaaaaattggaacctCTTTCAGAAACTCTAAGGTTAAAGCCCAAGATTCCATGGATCCCAAGTAATTTTCCTTAATGGGAAAGGTGCTTGGGCTGGGACCTAGATGAAAGAGCTCTGTTAACTGCAGACCTCACTGCCACGTGCCCTCCAGGAGCCCATCTTGCTTCCATGTACCCCACACCATTCACAGTCCATACTTCCTTACCTACTGCCCTCCGTGGCCCCCTCAGAGGTAGCAGGGGACCCAGTATCCTTGTTCCAGGTACACAGAAGCACTGCATAAGCACAGCCTGGCTGAGATACCATCAATTCAGGAACACCCAGTGGCCCTGGTGTCACCGAGAGACTGTCCACCTGCCAGGAACAGGGGCTTAACTAGGTTGGGGAGAGAATAAAGGGATACTCTGCTGAGAAGAGGGAAGATCTGGGGTGGGGGTCCTAGGAACAGCCCTCCAGGTAGAGggtagaagcaggaggaggaattCCAGGGTAGTAGGCAGGCGCCATCTCCTCCACACAGACCATCTGTTTTCTGCTGTGTGTGCCCCACTAGGTCCAGCTCCTGCTGCGGTCCATACCATCTCCCTTCACACTCCTAGTTCTTAGCCCAATATTCCTTTCTCTTTACCACTCATTGGAATTTCTGCTTTGACCCTGACTGAAAATGACCCTCTTTGGATCTCTCTCAGCAAAGTGATGGTCCCTGCTTCCCTCCTGGGTCCTGTCCCATGACATTCTCCCAGAAGCCCTTGCTCTCAGCTCCAGGGCTCTTGTTCTCCAAGCTCAGCCTCTCACCTGACCCTCCAGCATCCATTTCTTGAGGGACACCAGCTGGCCTGTCAGGTGTTCAGTGCCCTCAGCCATCTCTTCCCAGCGGAAGGCCCGCACCACACGGTCTGTGTAGCCCACTACCAGTTCACAATACCCATCTCCATCTGTGGGCACAGGAAACAAGAGGGGCTGAAGCCAAATCTGTATTGATCAGCTTGAGGCCTAAAAGTATCTTCTTACAGCCTGTACTCTGCTACCATCTCCACCACTGGTCCCTTTGGTTCCGTGCAACTTTATGCCCAGCTCTCTGTGCTGGTCTCCTTGCCTTTCCTTGTA
This window encodes:
- the Nrip2 gene encoding nuclear receptor-interacting protein 2 isoform X2, whose product is MRETPGGRDRKQSCRTEPTWASNDGSNRPLNSSTRTLLTCSPWTASRGSAPPRICQQPHSVIQRRLMEGNQSRLQGESPLVQALVCGQDSKRKTSGTEIPALLVNCKCQDQLLRVAVNTGTQHNQISTGCLSRLGLGKRVLKAPGGDLAPGPTQVEQLELQLGQEKVACSAQVVDVDSPEFCLGLQTLLSLKCCIDLERGVLRLKAPFSELPFLPLYQEPGQ
- the Nrip2 gene encoding nuclear receptor-interacting protein 2 isoform X1, which produces MSSQQEARRDEGDTRRKGQEAELQDRAHLGQQRRLKQATQFLHKDSADLLPLDSLKRLGTSKDLQPHSVIQRRLMEGNQSRLQGESPLVQALVCGQDSKRKTSGTEIPALLVNCKCQDQLLRVAVNTGTQHNQISTGCLSRLGLGKRVLKAPGGDLAPGPTQVEQLELQLGQEKVACSAQVVDVDSPEFCLGLQTLLSLKCCIDLERGVLRLKAPFSELPFLPLYQEPGQ
- the Itfg2 gene encoding KICSTOR complex protein ITFG2 isoform X2; its protein translation is MRSVSYVQRVALEFSGSLFPHAICLGDVDNDALNELVVGDTSGKLSVYKNDDSRPWLTCTCQGMLTCVGVGDVCNKGKNLVVAVSAEGWFHLFDLTPAKVLDASGHHETFMGEEQRPVFKQHIPANTKVMLISDIDGDGYCELVVGYTDRVVRAFRWEEMAEGTEHLTGQLVSLKKWMLEGQVDSLSVTPGPLGVPELMVSQPGCAYAVLLCTWNKDTGSPATSEGATEGSRETPAARDVVLHQTSGRIHNKNVSTHLIGNIKQGHSSESGGSGLFALCTLDGTLKLMEEADKLLWSVQVDHQLFALEKLDVTGNGHEEVVACAWDGQTYIIDYNRTVVRFQVDENIRAFCAGLYACKEGRNSPCLVYVTFNQKIYVYWEVQLERMESTNLLKLLEAEPEYHSLLQELGMDPDDLSAARALLHQTLYHPDQPLPCAPSSLQDPT
- the Itfg2 gene encoding KICSTOR complex protein ITFG2 isoform X1 is translated as MRSVSYVQRVALEFSGSLFPHAICLGDVDNDALNELVVGDTSGKLSVYKNDDSRPWLTCTCQGMLTCVGVGDVCNKGKNLVVAVSAEGWFHLFDLTPAKVLDASGHHETFMGEEQRPVFKQHIPANTKVMLISDIDGDGYCELVVGYTDRVVRAFRWEEMAEGTEHLTGQLVSLKKWMLEGQVDSLSVTPGPLGVPELMVSQPGCAYAVLLCTWNKDTGSPATSEGATEGSRETPAARDVVLHQTSGRIHNKNVSTHLIGNIKQGHSSESGGSGLFALCTLDGEQCWAALGTLKLMEEADKLLWSVQVDHQLFALEKLDVTGNGHEEVVACAWDGQTYIIDYNRTVVRFQVDENIRAFCAGLYACKEGRNSPCLVYVTFNQKIYVYWEVQLERMESTNLLKLLEAEPEYHSLLQELGMDPDDLSAARALLHQTLYHPDQPLPCAPSSLQDPT